In the genome of Thermoanaerobaculia bacterium, the window GTCCGGGAACCCAGATCCACTGGTCGCCTTCCCAGTCCCAGAAGCCTCCGATCCAGACGTAGTCCCGCCCGGGTCGTTCCGGCCGAACCTCGTGGCGGAATCGGGGCGGGTGAGAGTGCGCGATGTGGATCTCGAGATGCGGCAGCGGGGGAACGGGTACCTGCGCCCGCGCCGGCAGCGCTGTCGCCGCCACGACGGCGAGCGGGAGAATCGAATTCCAGAGACGTCTCATCATTCAGCCTCCTGGGCGGTCCGGCAGCAACCCGTGTGCCACGACGAACGCTCGGAACCCGCGCACCCCCGCGTCGCTCGAGGCGTCCGCCTTCGCGAACGCTCCGCGCA includes:
- a CDS encoding YXWGXW repeat-containing protein, with the protein product MMRRLWNSILPLAVVAATALPARAQVPVPPLPHLEIHIAHSHPPRFRHEVRPERPGRDYVWIGGFWDWEGDQWIWVPGRWDRPAGHHVRWIRPRYVHEYGAYRYEPGHWSNQRIEEGDEYRRWRDEHHGHHRHGDDRDRDHDHDQR